The Tamandua tetradactyla isolate mTamTet1 chromosome 5, mTamTet1.pri, whole genome shotgun sequence genome window below encodes:
- the ACTRT3 gene encoding actin-related protein T3, whose protein sequence is MNFYQLPVVIDNGSGVIKAGLAGCREPRFVYPNITGRVKNQTWAADGLQELYVGDQAQERRGSLSISYPVERGLITSWGDMELMWKHVYEHSLKLKPCDGPVLITEPALNPLVSRQRVIEVFFEHLEVPAFYMSIQGVLALFAAGFTTGFVLNSGAGVTQCVPIFEGYCLPHGVQQLDLAGLDLTNYLMMLLKDHGIMLLSASDRKTVADIKESCCYVAMNYDEEMAKKTDLLEKVYELPDGKTIRLHDQLFRCPEALFSPHLMNLEAPGIDKMCFSSIMKCDVDLRNSFFSNIILSGGSTSFPGLDKRLVKDIVKVVPANTPVQVTAPPERKISVWMGGSILASLSAFQDMWITAAEFKEVGPNIVHQRCF, encoded by the exons ATGAACTTCTACCAGCTACCGGTGGTGATCGACAACGGCTCCGGAGTGATCAAGGCGGGCCTGGCGGGGTGTCGAGAGCCCCGCTTTGTCTACCCGAACATTACTGGCCGCGTCAAGAACCAAACCTGGGCGGCCGATGGCTTGCAGGAGCTGTACGTGGGCGACCAGGCGCAGGAGAGGCGCGGCTCCCTGTCCATCAG CTACCCAGTGGAACGTGGTCTCATCACTTCCTGGGGGGACATGGAGCTCATGTGGAAGCATGTCTATGAACATAGCCTGAAGCTCAAGCCCTGCGATGGTCCCGTCTTGATTACAGAACCGGCACTGAACCCACTGGTCAGCCGGCAACGGGTCATTGAGGTGTTTTTTGAGCACCTGGAGGTTCCTGCCTTCTATATGTCTATCCAGGGTGTGCTGGCACTCTTTGCTGCTGGTTTCACAACTGGTTTTGTGCTGAATTCAGGTGCCGGGGTTACCCAGTGTGTGCCCATCTTTGAGGGTTACTGTCTGCCTCATGGTGTCCAGCAGCTGGATCTGGCCGGCCTTGACCTCACCAACTACCTCATGATGCTGTTGAAGGACCATGGTATAATGCTGCTCAGTGCTTCAGACAGAAAGACTGTCGCAGACATTAAGGAAAGTTGTTGTTATGTGGCGATGAACTATGATGAGGAAATGGCCAAGAAAACCGATCTTCTGGAGAAAGTTTACGAACTGCCTGACGGGAAGACCATCAGACTCCATGATCAGCTCTTTCGTTGTCCCGAGGCCCTCTTTTCTCCACATCTCATGAACCTGGAGGCCCCTGGCATTGATAAGATGTGCTTCAGCAGCATAATGAAATGTGATGTGGATCTGAGGAATTCCTTCTTCTCCAATATTATTCTTTCTGGGGGATCAACCTCTTTCCCTGGATTAGACAAACGGCTAGTTAAGGATATAGTAAAGGTGGTGCCTGCCAACACCCCTGTGCAGGTTACAGCTCCCccagaaaggaaaatatcagtGTGGATGGGAGGGTCCATTCTTGCATCCCTATCTGCCTTCCAAGACATGTGGATCACTGCTGCAGAATTTAAAGAAGTTGGACCCAACATAGTGCACCAAAGATGTTTCTGA